The window CTTATGATGTCATGATGATATGCTAGCTCTGTTTGTTAAGTAAATGGGAAAACAAATTGATTTGCTTACACAGGTTGATGAACGTGGTTGAAGTGGCCTGGTTAGATCCTCTATGTGTTTCCTTTTTTGACTTCCTTGAATAACACAATGCAGCTCAAAATTAGAGTCAGCTGAAAGCTCGAATGAATTCACTTTAAGCGATTACATTGAATTTAAACAGCATTAGAATTACATTGTTGTTAGCAGACCAGTGAAATCTATTGCTGTCTTTGCCCATTCCCATTGAAGAACTCagttaaaattttacattttacattcatgcatttagcAGAAGTTTTAATCTGAAGCAGATTACAATAGAAGAACATGAGGAATTCATCACAGAGCCATGTTGAGTACAGTGTTGGGTTAATTATTGTTACTTCTCCTTCTctttacatgttttgttttttgtcttgtagACAGTGCTTGCAAAGGCGCTTTTCGACAATGCTGCTGAAAGCCCTGAGGAGTTAGCGTTTCGCAAAGGTGACATCCTGATGGTTCTGGACCAGGAGCAGGATGGTGGACCAGGGTGGTGGCTTTGCTCCTTGCATGGCCGTCAAGGCATTGCCCCCGCCAACCGACTACGCCTCCTCCAAACTGCTCAGACTTCAGCTACGAGCACAGGTACGGATCCCCGACGAGCTCCTAGTGTGGACTCTGTCCATCTACCGACGAGCCAGCAGGGTAGGGTAAATGGAATGAGCACTGAAGATCCAGACGGGGTGTATCTTTCACCACCCAGCTTAGCTGAAGGGGTGTACCAGAGCCCTGGGGCTGCTCCTGCCTCAGCCAGGTCTGGAGAGCTGCGTCACTCTGACGGAGGAAGGCCACGATCGCATTCTAGCTCCGGAACCAGGCCTCGCCCGGACTGGGGAGATGTGGGTGTGGCAGCACGACCCCGCTCACCCTCACTTAGAGGACGGGGAGGAGAGCCAGGGACCCTCTACCAGACTCCCACCTCACCTGCGCCAATGGCGGCACAACACAGATCACAAGGTGCACTGGCTTCCGATTCAGTGTACCTGACTCCAAGTGCTGTTCCCAGGTCTGCGGCTGAAACAGCAGGGGAGGCTAGGTATTTAAGTCCACGTGATGCAGGGGCCGGTAATTCTGATGGATGCTACTTGGTGCCTAGGCCAGCTGTTACTGCGTTGACCAGTGAGAATTTATATCAGACTCCTACAAGTGGTGCCCCAGCGGCAGGACAGTGTGTATCGGGAATGACTTCAAGACTTACGGATGGGATTGTACCCAAAAGCAGCCCATCTTCATCTATAAGTCCTTCTCAGAGTAAGACTAGCCAGGATGCCCCAGGGTTGTACCAAACCCCAACCCCACCTGGAGGTGCTATATCCAGGACCCCTCAATCTGACCGCAAACACCCTGCTGGAACTGTAGGAGTGTCTGGAGCCTCAACACCAGGCCAGAATCCCTCTGCCCGAGGATCCCAGAAGGGTACTACTTCGACTCCTCCGGTTGGTAGAGGAAAGCTGGCCCAGGGTGGCCTGAGAGAATCCCCTCTACTCGCCAGGGCGGGAAAGTCGGGAGTACCAGGGTCCCCAAATTTTGGCCGCAAACCTCCTCCTCCAGCACCACCTGTCAGAAGTGTGACCAGGAAGGATTTACGTCAGTCTAACTCTGTTCCAGTCAGCAACCCTGTTCTCCAGGCCAACCCTGTACCCCTGCAGACAAACATGctggaggaagagagacagggaagtaaaaatgcacacatgcaaGTGGATGAGATGAAGAAGAACAGTGAAACGGTGACCAAGAGGGAGAGTGCAAGTTCTCAGGATGAGAAACTCAGTGAAGAGGTGAGATAAGTGaaaacttgatttaaaaaaggaaagggGTTGTAGCTCTTCAGAAGATGGATGTGTTTTCTCTGAAGATTATACTATGTTTAATGATTATCCTTGTGTTTTTCAGGTATATGATACACCTCCCACAAATAGGTGGCAGCATCCAATTCCCGCAGTGCCTTCTGAGGAGGACGATGGGATCTATAACACCCCTCGTGCTGTACCTTTACACACTGACCATGGCTCAGAGGTAAGAAACTAAACACAAAAGTAAATGCTAGGTAGATTGTTGATCATTCTCTTGtccatacaataaaagtgaataagGACAGAGGTTGTCTAGCTGAAAAAGAACTTGTGAAAAACTCCCATGCAATCATGTCTTTTACaagaaatatgaatttactTGCTGAAAACCCCCTTTCATATCTCTCACAcctcttttaaacatttatagtaCATTGTGGTTAATCGTGAGCCACCTAAGTACCAGTGGTCATTAGGTATCAAATGCTAACACAACTTGTCTTTGCTACTGTTTAATAGTTTGTAGTATCTTATGTTGGACAaggaagcatttatttgataaaaatatctaatcaaaacattaacactgtgaaatattattacagtttaaatcagttgttttctcatttaatatattttaaaatataatttattcctatgatgcaaATCAAAAAATTCAGCCAGTCTTCAGTGGCACACGTtgcttcataaatcattttaataggcTTTTTTGATGTTATATATGATATTTGATTCTTATTTTCACTGTTTACATTCAACTAaattaaagttcaaaagagtttgtgtttttgaagtttATCTGTTAAGATGTACTTTATACATCagacatttttgtacatttacatacaaTCTCCACATTTTCACATAATCTCTCCTTTCTTTCCTcgtgttgtttttcttgttctttgtttctcattttctcacTCCTTTCCTATTCCTTTGCTCTTAAACCACACCTTTTTTTACTGCTGTGAGCTAATCGCATGTAACACTTTTCTCTTGTTCACACAAGTCACAGCTGTCTGTCAGGTTGGGCAGATCAGCCAGACCCATGTGGCTTTTTTCAGCCCTCCACCCACAATCTTTTTCTCCCCTTTTCCTCTCTAATGTTTCATATTAATCCTCTCTGAATCCTTATGAATGGATTTTTGTGCTTATGCAGATAatcaactgtaaataaatgaaaccaatATATAATCATGCTTTGTAAGGGATTTTGCTCTAAATCCATATACAGTTATTATTAATCAGTGTCAAAGTGGAACCTGTCACATGGCAAATTAGTCTTACTGattctttaataatttattgatggTGACCACACACAGGAGATACGGCAAGATCCTTAAACTGTGTGCTATTAGAGAATGTGTAGTAAAGCCTGGAATATACTGCACACGTTTTGCCGGCTTTTTGTCCTGATTTGCAGTATGT is drawn from Puntigrus tetrazona isolate hp1 chromosome 7, ASM1883169v1, whole genome shotgun sequence and contains these coding sequences:
- the efs gene encoding embryonal Fyn-associated substrate is translated as MSLSTVLAKALFDNAAESPEELAFRKGDILMVLDQEQDGGPGWWLCSLHGRQGIAPANRLRLLQTAQTSATSTGTDPRRAPSVDSVHLPTSQQGRVNGMSTEDPDGVYLSPPSLAEGVYQSPGAAPASARSGELRHSDGGRPRSHSSSGTRPRPDWGDVGVAARPRSPSLRGRGGEPGTLYQTPTSPAPMAAQHRSQGALASDSVYLTPSAVPRSAAETAGEARYLSPRDAGAGNSDGCYLVPRPAVTALTSENLYQTPTSGAPAAGQCVSGMTSRLTDGIVPKSSPSSSISPSQSKTSQDAPGLYQTPTPPGGAISRTPQSDRKHPAGTVGVSGASTPGQNPSARGSQKGTTSTPPVGRGKLAQGGLRESPLLARAGKSGVPGSPNFGRKPPPPAPPVRSVTRKDLRQSNSVPVSNPVLQANPVPLQTNMLEEERQGSKNAHMQVDEMKKNSETVTKRESASSQDEKLSEEVYDTPPTNRWQHPIPAVPSEEDDGIYNTPRAVPLHTDHGSEIYDVPTLALNSSDHQQQAYNIPGSSAVAGDADAEDEDVYSVPSLPGLPLEGSEMPGLTAESVGNGRTYSISSPRKQDLTSEDVSEPDGGIYDMPALTLEIPTRRLSVSSTGSADIQWKASLSAQVQSALTSASVATTPSRDLASALAEILSVWKAGHVGDIPPVLQQAWSRLSDLLPALSVCGTAPPADGLLTMVRCALEDSVSLLQSQARPRLPSQESLSRRPLPALPVAEVKPITGDMGSRKGSWIQERPLPPPPPAAFPLPPAPVSLAPTVGRMEDEEQGNEYAGIGLTPTPPPSYPVGDSVGYVKLQGKPEPPPDMHTEHSSSQLITTTDNKLSPSPPVSLSLEDSELLSFYSSQSLSHLSCLADAIDSLFTSVQGNQPPRVFVSRGKSLIVTAHKLVFIGDTLARLLSSSDLRAKVTTSSGRLCQALKAVVVATKGAAQNYPSVPATQEMVDRVADLSQHAAGFSGLLQRLAEIS